The Nodosilinea sp. PGN35 genome includes a region encoding these proteins:
- the hemW gene encoding radical SAM family heme chaperone HemW, translating into MIAHPASAYVHIPFCRRRCFYCDFPISVLGNHQRGETSGTVERYVALLCEEIATTPKLNEYPLQTIFFGGGTPSLLSVPQLETILTHLDRRFGIDPTAEISMEMDPGTFDLAHLRGYLAAGITRISLGVQALNDEILESCGRYHRVADVYRSVDWLHQVAMPNWSLDLISGLPHQTITDWEIGLSKAIALYPHHLSIYDLTVEPQTVFAQRYQPGDQPLPTDEQTATMYRLAQAFLTAQGYDHYEVSNYAQPGHQCQHNLTYWRNQPYYGFGLGATSYTQFQRVSRPRTLATYAQWVKDFQVAGGIHTEPPTPPLEQLLDRLMVGLRLKEGIGGDEVRSLCDPTTWATLRAALAPHIAQGWVMLEGDTWDTPQRLLLSDPEGFLFSNVVLSDCFGVLEGFEGVEV; encoded by the coding sequence ATGATTGCCCACCCGGCCTCTGCCTACGTTCACATTCCCTTTTGCCGCCGTCGCTGCTTCTACTGCGACTTCCCCATCTCGGTGCTGGGCAACCACCAGCGGGGCGAAACTTCCGGCACCGTGGAACGTTACGTAGCTCTGCTCTGCGAAGAAATTGCGACAACTCCCAAGCTCAACGAATACCCTTTACAAACCATATTCTTCGGCGGCGGCACCCCTTCCCTGCTCTCTGTCCCCCAGCTCGAAACCATCCTCACCCACCTCGATCGCCGCTTTGGCATTGACCCCACCGCCGAAATCTCCATGGAAATGGATCCGGGCACCTTTGATCTAGCGCATCTCCGAGGCTATCTGGCCGCAGGCATTACTCGCATTAGCCTGGGCGTTCAGGCATTGAACGACGAAATTCTAGAAAGCTGTGGCCGCTACCACCGCGTCGCCGATGTTTACCGTTCTGTGGACTGGCTCCACCAGGTCGCCATGCCCAACTGGAGCCTGGATTTGATTTCGGGATTACCACACCAGACCATAACTGATTGGGAAATTGGCTTGTCTAAAGCGATCGCCCTCTACCCCCATCACCTGTCGATCTACGACCTCACGGTCGAACCCCAAACGGTGTTTGCCCAACGCTACCAGCCGGGCGACCAGCCCCTGCCCACCGATGAGCAGACAGCGACCATGTATCGGCTCGCCCAAGCCTTTCTCACCGCCCAGGGCTACGACCACTACGAGGTCTCTAACTACGCCCAGCCAGGGCACCAATGTCAGCATAATTTGACCTACTGGCGCAATCAGCCCTACTACGGCTTTGGCCTGGGGGCCACCAGCTACACCCAGTTCCAGCGGGTTAGCCGCCCCCGCACCCTGGCCACTTACGCCCAGTGGGTCAAGGACTTTCAGGTCGCTGGGGGCATCCACACCGAGCCACCCACACCGCCCCTAGAGCAGTTGTTAGATCGACTGATGGTGGGTTTGCGGTTAAAAGAGGGGATCGGTGGGGATGAGGTGCGATCGCTCTGCGACCCCACCACCTGGGCCACCCTGCGCGCCGCCCTCGCCCCCCACATTGCCCAGGGCTGGGTCATGCTAGAGGGCGACACCTGGGATACCCCCCAGCGATTGCTCCTCAGCGATCCCGAAGGATTTCTGTTTTCTAATGTCGTGCTCTCTGACTGCTTTGGGGTATTAGAGGGGTTTGAAGGTGTAGAGGTTTGA
- a CDS encoding MOSC domain-containing protein → MPCHLSRIDIFPVKSLDGVSVSQAAVLASGALAGDRTYALFDGQGRFVNGKRTANIHHLRSTFSEDGQFITVAIDDHPPAATFHLQQQRSDLEAWLSDYFQQPITLQANPDSGFPDDTSAAGPTVVSTATLQAVAAWHGLSLEETRRRFRTNLEIDGVPAFWEDQLFSDDGSPVRFAIGDVVLEGINPCQRCIVPTRDTLTGQATASFQKTFSQRRAATLPAWAPPSRFNHFYKLAVNTNIVGQGGQILNVGDSVSVM, encoded by the coding sequence ATGCCCTGCCATCTCTCTCGCATCGACATTTTTCCGGTCAAGTCGCTGGATGGGGTATCGGTTTCCCAGGCTGCGGTTCTGGCCAGTGGGGCGCTGGCGGGCGATCGCACCTACGCCCTTTTCGACGGCCAGGGGCGCTTTGTCAACGGCAAGCGCACCGCTAACATCCACCACCTGCGATCGACATTCTCTGAGGATGGCCAGTTTATTACTGTGGCCATTGACGACCACCCCCCCGCCGCGACCTTTCACCTTCAGCAGCAGCGGTCAGACCTCGAAGCCTGGCTCAGCGACTACTTCCAGCAGCCCATCACGCTTCAGGCCAATCCTGACAGCGGCTTCCCCGACGACACCAGCGCGGCGGGGCCAACGGTGGTCAGCACTGCCACCCTGCAAGCCGTTGCCGCCTGGCATGGCCTCTCGCTAGAAGAAACCCGCCGCCGCTTTCGCACCAATTTAGAAATCGACGGTGTACCGGCCTTCTGGGAAGATCAGCTGTTTAGCGACGACGGCAGCCCAGTGCGCTTCGCGATCGGCGATGTGGTGCTAGAAGGCATCAACCCCTGCCAGCGCTGCATCGTTCCCACCCGCGACACTCTGACCGGACAGGCCACCGCCAGCTTCCAAAAGACCTTCTCCCAGCGGCGGGCCGCCACCCTACCCGCCTGGGCTCCCCCGTCGCGGTTCAACCACTTCTATAAGCTGGCGGTCAACACCAACATCGTTGGCCAGGGCGGGCAAATCCTTAACGTCGGCGATAGTGTTAGCGTGATGTAA
- a CDS encoding DUF29 family protein, protein MAKAFRDSPSLRSYCASIYADCYATARQKAAVETGLPLEMFPEQVPFSLESVLDTEFLLD, encoded by the coding sequence ATTGCCAAAGCCTTTCGCGACAGCCCCAGTCTGCGCTCCTACTGCGCTAGTATCTACGCTGACTGCTACGCCACCGCCCGCCAAAAGGCAGCGGTCGAGACCGGGCTGCCCCTGGAGATGTTTCCAGAGCAGGTGCCATTTTCTCTAGAATCTGTGCTCGATACCGAGTTTTTGCTCGACTGA
- a CDS encoding type II toxin-antitoxin system VapC family toxin, producing the protein MVNPENKPVLSFASIWEMQIKLSLGKLTLKTSLPELVEDEVSRNGLSLLPIELTHIYALSNLLPHHRDPFDRLLIAQSMGEEIPVISIDDKFDVYGIQRLW; encoded by the coding sequence TTGGTTAATCCTGAAAACAAACCCGTGCTTAGTTTTGCCAGCATTTGGGAAATGCAAATTAAGTTATCTCTTGGCAAGCTAACGCTAAAAACATCATTACCTGAACTAGTTGAGGATGAAGTTAGCCGTAATGGTTTGAGCCTGTTACCAATTGAGCTAACCCATATTTATGCTCTGAGCAATTTGCTACCTCATCATCGTGATCCGTTTGATCGGTTGTTGATAGCTCAATCTATGGGCGAAGAGATACCCGTTATCAGTATTGATGACAAATTTGATGTTTATGGGATTCAGCGATTGTGGTAG
- a CDS encoding DUF2442 domain-containing protein has product MTTLVLETEPLAALIKITDKTLTVDLVDGRSLIIPLTWYPRLLHASQKERQKWQLLGEGYAIEWVDLDEHIGIEGLLAGRQSGESPQSFERWLATRNTPLQ; this is encoded by the coding sequence ATGACTACTTTGGTACTTGAAACAGAGCCCCTTGCAGCACTGATTAAAATAACAGATAAAACCTTAACTGTAGATTTAGTGGATGGACGAAGTTTAATTATTCCTCTAACCTGGTATCCTCGTTTACTCCACGCTTCCCAAAAAGAACGGCAAAAATGGCAACTTTTAGGTGAGGGTTACGCGATCGAGTGGGTCGATTTAGACGAACATATTGGCATCGAAGGTCTGTTAGCCGGTAGACAAAGTGGCGAAAGCCCTCAGTCTTTTGAACGCTGGCTAGCAACACGAAATACTCCTTTGCAGTAG
- a CDS encoding DUF5615 family PIN-like protein produces the protein MAIALYMDVHIPQAITNQLRRRGIDVLTAFDDEAQELHDDQLLARVTQLNRVIFTQDIRFRVLAETWQIEGKPFSGLIYGHQLGGTIGQFVKDLELIAKASEPDDWKNMVEYIPYK, from the coding sequence GTGGCGATCGCTCTCTATATGGATGTCCACATTCCTCAGGCAATCACTAACCAATTGCGGCGTCGGGGCATAGACGTACTCACCGCCTTCGATGACGAAGCTCAAGAACTACACGACGATCAACTTTTGGCGAGGGTAACTCAGCTCAATCGAGTCATCTTTACTCAAGATATTCGCTTTCGCGTTTTAGCCGAAACCTGGCAGATAGAAGGAAAGCCTTTTTCTGGGTTAATTTACGGCCATCAACTCGGTGGCACCATTGGCCAATTTGTCAAAGACCTAGAGCTAATCGCCAAAGCTTCAGAACCCGATGATTGGAAAAATATGGTTGAATATATTCCTTACAAATAG
- a CDS encoding DUF433 domain-containing protein, with protein sequence MLSLTYPHIEKIEHQPARLQRIPRIRVAQLVMDYLAYGWSVEELCHQHPYLTPAEAHATMGYYFDHQDEIDQEISQEWQDTQASMAQALKSPFYTRMKARGLL encoded by the coding sequence ATGTTAAGCCTGACCTATCCCCACATCGAAAAAATCGAGCACCAGCCCGCAAGATTGCAGCGCATCCCCCGCATTCGCGTTGCCCAACTTGTGATGGATTACCTCGCCTACGGTTGGTCAGTCGAAGAACTCTGCCACCAGCACCCCTACCTAACCCCAGCCGAAGCCCATGCCACCATGGGCTACTACTTCGACCACCAAGACGAAATCGACCAAGAAATTTCTCAAGAATGGCAAGACACCCAAGCCAGCATGGCCCAGGCACTCAAGTCACCGTTCTACACTCGCATGAAAGCTAGAGGGCTGCTTTAA
- a CDS encoding endonuclease NucS domain-containing protein — MSSVITSLNLICQKDSSKNKGLSNMRERLDESTIRDKLAESISIISPDLILIEKEYYLPNISGTRGFVDLLAKDSENRFVVVEIKRSNAASREALHEILKYVEALKQNKLVNDSEISVVIVSTEWKELLVPFSSFVKRVKFDVRGYMLTVAEDFSPLHCERISPLNLIGERLFSPIHGLSLYSDEENLKKGIQSHHAVFRHKGINDYVLVIMVAPKDLRERGCEQIDKLTAALGISVNLQEIPYYPYIIYSVFTRLPKSHYINKLRKNREVYDEIMSAVNSLEDKSKEIELYEDNLINNLSPYPFSQEVEISYPAKFSTKLLEEEKWTIDKILKFGALGQNDLLEDSVIVSEMSGGQGSDGVMFRSKSNSDNISKIEEIRLGVKRVLYDNKTWLNHVNIILQHNIERNDYFNLNIECFSPRNILLSLYRQVHEVNGDGWLPTYRMHFKFSNTLADKLYVGVLAWDGTKPNLNDVIDKYYMGKPFGVVVPMIWGGFEENDFSIMKDLGFYFDSVLYEANSDRKVSRYKYDDFGFMPTEFFDTAYSDFLRFLKENKDFMDALIILINNHFDYSTGLIMNLPQ; from the coding sequence TTGAGTTCCGTTATCACTTCACTCAACTTAATTTGCCAGAAAGATTCATCAAAAAACAAAGGCCTATCAAATATGCGGGAAAGATTAGATGAAAGTACTATTCGAGATAAGTTGGCAGAATCTATTTCAATTATATCTCCCGATCTAATCTTGATTGAGAAAGAGTATTATTTGCCCAACATCTCAGGAACAAGAGGTTTTGTTGATTTGCTTGCGAAAGATTCAGAGAACAGGTTCGTCGTAGTCGAGATAAAAAGGTCAAATGCAGCATCTAGAGAAGCCCTACATGAAATACTTAAGTATGTTGAGGCTTTGAAGCAAAACAAACTAGTGAATGATTCAGAGATAAGCGTGGTAATTGTCTCAACCGAATGGAAGGAATTACTCGTTCCATTTTCTTCTTTTGTCAAAAGAGTAAAATTTGATGTCCGAGGATACATGCTGACCGTTGCCGAAGATTTTTCACCATTACACTGTGAAAGAATAAGCCCGTTAAACTTAATTGGAGAAAGATTGTTTTCCCCAATTCATGGCTTAAGTCTTTATTCTGACGAAGAAAATCTTAAAAAAGGCATCCAGAGCCATCATGCCGTTTTTAGACATAAAGGCATTAATGACTATGTTTTAGTTATTATGGTAGCTCCAAAAGACCTTAGAGAGAGAGGATGTGAGCAGATCGATAAATTAACTGCGGCACTAGGAATTAGCGTAAATTTACAGGAAATACCATATTATCCTTATATCATTTATTCTGTGTTTACCCGTTTGCCAAAGTCTCATTATATTAATAAGCTTAGGAAGAACAGGGAAGTTTATGATGAAATTATGAGTGCAGTCAACTCTTTAGAAGACAAAAGCAAAGAAATAGAACTTTATGAAGATAATTTGATTAATAACTTAAGCCCCTATCCTTTTTCTCAAGAGGTCGAAATATCTTATCCCGCTAAATTTTCTACTAAGCTTTTGGAAGAAGAAAAGTGGACTATAGATAAAATTCTAAAGTTCGGAGCTCTTGGCCAAAATGATCTACTTGAAGATTCGGTTATTGTTTCTGAGATGTCAGGCGGACAAGGTTCTGATGGCGTAATGTTCAGGAGTAAATCAAATTCAGATAATATTTCAAAAATAGAAGAGATAAGATTAGGAGTAAAGCGAGTACTTTATGACAATAAAACATGGCTCAATCATGTTAATATTATTCTTCAACATAACATCGAAAGAAATGACTATTTTAATCTCAATATAGAGTGCTTCTCACCACGCAACATCCTTCTTTCTCTATATCGACAGGTTCATGAGGTCAACGGAGATGGCTGGCTCCCTACATATAGAATGCATTTCAAATTTTCTAACACTCTTGCCGATAAATTGTATGTCGGCGTATTAGCTTGGGATGGAACAAAACCAAATTTAAATGACGTAATTGATAAATATTATATGGGAAAACCATTTGGAGTTGTAGTCCCAATGATTTGGGGTGGTTTTGAAGAGAATGACTTTAGTATAATGAAGGACTTAGGATTCTACTTCGATTCGGTTTTGTATGAAGCGAATTCGGACAGAAAAGTCTCCAGGTATAAATATGATGACTTTGGCTTTATGCCAACAGAATTTTTCGATACAGCATATAGCGATTTTCTACGATTTTTAAAAGAAAATAAAGACTTTATGGACGCCTTAATAATCTTAATCAATAATCATTTTGATTATTCTACTGGGCTAATTATGAATTTGCCCCAATAG